One stretch of Natranaerovirga pectinivora DNA includes these proteins:
- a CDS encoding MazG nucleotide pyrophosphohydrolase domain-containing protein, translating into MITNENDLKISEMLNLSYKLWEKHSNTWSPMEPEYAKTFILYMIEEIGESIAIIKKKGEAEIMNNIEVREHFVEELGDVLMYFMDILNRFNISSEEFSRIYLEKFMKNMDRDYENQYKNLK; encoded by the coding sequence ATGATTACTAATGAAAATGATTTGAAAATATCTGAGATGTTAAACTTATCATATAAGTTATGGGAGAAGCACAGCAATACATGGTCACCTATGGAACCAGAATATGCAAAAACATTCATTCTTTATATGATTGAAGAAATTGGTGAGTCTATTGCAATTATAAAGAAAAAAGGTGAAGCAGAAATAATGAACAACATAGAAGTTAGAGAACATTTCGTTGAGGAATTAGGAGATGTTTTGATGTATTTTATGGATATTCTCAATAGATTTAATATTTCTTCTGAAGAGTTTTCAAGAATTTACCTAGAAAAGTTTATGAAAAATATGGATAGAGATTACGAAAATCAATATAAAAACTTGAAGTAA